The DNA sequence ACAAACTCACAACAAATGCAAACTGAACCAAGAAATGGTGATAGCCTGGCTCTCTTCATAATCATACCCGACAGACCACACATAAGGCAATCTATAATGGTAATACGACAATTTATTCACATAACGAAACAAGTCATAAATTAGGCAccccaaaagaaaagaaagaactgCACCAACAGGCTACATGATTGTGTAACCtttaaatcttaacaatttGAAGAACCAATTGAACAGAAACTGCAAGCAGCGAGCTTCAGAGCATGAAGCATTCCCTCAACTCCTGGAAGAAACCGAGACAGAGCTCTCGAACGCAGACCCCATGTGGCTAATGACAAACCCATAGATCTTGCGCTTCAAGCACTCGATCTTCTCCTTGGTCCTCTCCTCCTCTGCAATCTTGCCTACTTGGTCCAACCAGTCGCTTATCTTCTTGAACTGTGAGAGGACCATCGTTATGTGGCTGCTGTGCTTTCCCTTGCTAGCGACGTTCTGATCTTCGAACAGGTGGAAGCCCACATCCAGTGCCTCATCTACAAAAGTCAGGAACCACGTATGCATCTCGCGCCACAAGACCTTGGCAAGCTCAGCTGTCTCACTCATGCTCTCGGTGTTACTCCATGTGCACCTCAGTGGAGAGCTTGGTGAGACCTTagactgcacctttgctgaaacTCCATGTGTTGGCTTCTTTGACAGGCTTGTCCTTGGTGGTTCCACTGAAGATGCATTTGGCTTGTTGGTGCTCCCCGTCCGAGAGAAGGATCCAGTGGCACCGTTCAGCAGTTTGAGGACTTCAAGATCAGTGGCTAATGCAGCGCCAACCCAATGCTTAGTTGATTTCTCGAAGGATTCCTCTTCCGCCCCATTGGTCACCACAGACTCAGCGATGGTCTTCCATTTGAGAGTATCCTCATAGACAACCAGGAAAAGATCAACTGTTGGAAATGGATTGGAGACCTTTGACGAAGCGCAGATTTCAGAGAACTTGCTGTAGGCAGAAATAAACAAGATATTATCACACCACTTTTCGGCTGAACAATAGGCAGAAATAAACAAGATACTATCATCACACCACTTTTCTGCTGAACAAATGCATTGGTTTTGTTTTTAGACTGGGAAATTACATGTCTCCAAATACCTTATATTCCTGATTACAGATTCAGAGACCAAAACAAGATACTATCATCACACCACTTTTCTGCTGAACAAATGCATTGGTTTTGTTTTTAGACTGGGAAATTACATGTCTCCAAATACCTTATATTCCTGATTACAGATTCAGAGACCAATGCCTCTTGCAGGGCGCTAGCTGCAGCAGTTGCTGCTAAATCTCTCCGTTCAAAAGCTTCCTGAAATTTGGTAGAAACTATATTATAAACTCAAGTCAAGTCAGGAACACTAAATGGAGTCTGAGGCAGTGAACTAAACTTGCTTACCTTTCCTATTTTTGAGAGCTTATCAGGAAGTGCATCCAACTGAATGCTGCCGTCAGTCCATTTAGGATCATGAAGTATAATTTTTGGGGCTGTGGTTTTTGCCTTTACTAAGGTAGATTCTATCTTCTTACGATGCTTTGGCCTCTCATCAACAGATGAATCGTCATTACTGGAGTGTTCCATTGTAGCATCACTTAGtcgcctcgacattgcttcCTGATGATAGAGACAAAGAAGAAATGTTTACTCCACAGGCACAAAACATTCTGCTGTACACTACGAGGACACGACTTTCTGTTGTACACAGGCAAAATGGTTATCCAACCATGCTACCAAATGATATGCAAGAATAAAAAAATCAGTACTCTGAACCTGAAAAATGACTAATACACCATTCTAAATATATGTAGCTATATGATTGAAATTCCAAACTAACTGTATTAGTTATGATCGTGGCACCATGTGCTTGGAATTTTTCTTTCAAGTAATTTGTAATTGTAGCACCAGATTTGCAAATTAAGAAACCAATGCAACAGAACTGTTCGCAGTACATATCCATTTGAAAATGGTTATTACTGAAAGGATCATAGTTAACCACGGTTATGATTTCTGAGCCAACAATTAAGGTTGCAGTCACTTCATACTTcagtttttttcttttcctcaaCATTGTTTCTTTGTCTAGTATCCTATCCATATCCAACACCATCTAGCTATGTCAGATCTTAATTTGCATAACCGAATCTGACCAAGactatgatcctatgaatcaaGTATGATGTTCAATGTTCATGGTTAAGTCATACTTTGGGTTTTCAAAAGCATGAATTTGGCAGTCATCCATTTATAATCCCATCTGAGTGTACCTTGCAAGATCTTCCGTTTGAACAACAATACAACACAACTAAATGTCTACAGTATACCTTCAAGTTCAAGCTCATATTCAATTAACACGGTTTTAACTTCAGGAAACAGTTATTTACAACTACTATTCCAGTCACAATGCAGGCAGTGACAAAATTATGTTCCTCGAATTATCAGATGGTTATCTTGACAGTCTAGCAAGTACGATGTCCCAAATGTATAACACAATAATGTAGTAACACTGTAACAGAGGATCCATACCTGAGTCCTGAGGATGGAATCCTTGTCCACCTTGGCCTTCGACTTCATCACAGACCCTGCCCCCGCCGTCCCAAGCGAAACCGTGGGATCGTCCCAGCTCTTCCTCCCGGGCTTGGCAGCCGACCCGCTCCCCAAATCCGTCATCTTGGAGATCCCGGCCACCAGCACCCCAACCTTCTTCTTTCCCGTGCCTTCCCCAGACAGCCGGCGCGAGCTAGGCGACAGGGACGCCCGCCTCCCGCAACCAACGGCCGGAGACGCGGCGCCCCTCCTCCCTCCGGCCGGCGACGGCTGGCGGTACCTGGACGGCACGATGATCGCCGGCTCCCTCACGACCCTCCGGTTCTCCTCCCTGGCGGCGACGAGGCTCGGCACCACGCACTTGGACGGCGCCGGCGACGTGGCCCGCGGCGTGCCCCTGACCGCGGGCGAGGACGCCCGCGACGCGCTTTTGCCAACCGAGGGAGACGACGCCCGAGAGGCCGCGGAGTGCTTGGCGGCGGGCGACGGATCTCGCTGCTtggacgacggcggcgccggGGACGAGAACCGGCGCTTGACGGGATGCTGCGGCGCGGGGTCGGCGACGGCGTTCTTGGGACCCAGGACGGTCCTCTTGACGGCGGCGGTGTCGTTGGCGTCCGGAGTGAAGGAGGCGGAGGAGCTGCAGTTGGAGGAGGACGGCATGAGAGGCGGCGCGGCGTCGGCGGGGGACGCGGCGGGCTGGACGACGTAGCCGCGTGCGCAGGGGGCGGGTCGGGCGACGAGAGGCTCAGGCTTGCCGACGCAGGGGAGTGGGCGCGAGGACGGGACGGTGCGGAGCCCCACGGCGCGCGGGACGGGGCGCGCGAAGCGGAGGCGGTCGAGGTGGACGAGGTGGCCGACGAGCTGCGGGCGGGCGGCGGCCAGCAGCGCGTCGGCGTCGGCTGGTGGGACCTGGACGTAGGTGCAGTGGAGGCCGTCGGAGAGGTTGAGGAGGACGCCGTTGGAGGGCGGCGCGGCGAGGAGCGGGGAGTCGGAGGTGGACGCCGTGAGCGCGGGCACCACCGCCGTCACCTGCAGCACGGGCGAGCGGTGCTCCCCCGCCACGCGCTCCTCCGTGTGCATCGCATGTAGTAGCCGTAGTAGCACCCCCTGCGTCACCGTCGCCATGGCTGGTGGGAGGTGAGGAGGAGGGATTTGGGTTTGGGGGGGGGGATTTTGTTTGGGGAGGGAGGGGAGGAGGTGGAGAGATTTGGGGGGCGCGTGAGTGGCGTGGCGTGAGTGATGGAGAGAGACGTTGGAGTGTAGTGAAGGCCTGaagggagaggaggaggaggaggaggaggaggaggagggtccGTTGGTTGGTTTCAAATTTCAAACGCCCCGCCTGTGGGCTGAGCGGCGGGACGGAGAGGCAGACAGGTGGGGTCCAGTGGGTCACATTCTCGCTGGGCCATGATATCTAATGGGCCTAAAGAGGACCCTTGCTGCGTTTACTGCTAAGTATTTGAAGGCCCACGAAGGAATCGATGGGCTCCGCCAAATCGGATCAAGGTAAGGGCAATACTTCAGTTTATTGGTTCTTGTGCATGAGTTGGTTGTAAACTTACCGGTGGCTTTAGTGCCGGTCCACCGTCCAAACACAATCCAACGGTTTGAAAAGATTTGCCCTATTCTTTTTGACGCCCCGTGCTCTTCTTCTCTGTCTCCATCCTCGGGGTCAACGCCGTTGGCACGGAGCAGGGCGAGGCGGTCCTGAGTGTGGAGCGTTTTAGTGGGGTCTCATTTCCAGTGGTCTCATATCAATACTTTTTCTTAAGACTGCAAGCCTCATTTCCAGTGGTCTAAGGCCcttcatccatctcatcgaatctttggacacatgcatggaacatcaaacgtagataaaaaaataaactaattacacagtttggttgaaaatctcgaaacaaatttttttagcctagttagtccataattagccttaagtgctacagtaacccacatgtgctaatgttagattaattatgcttaatagatttgtcttgcagttccagacgagctatgtaattttttttattagtttctaaaaacccctcccgacatccttccgacacatccgatatgacacctaaaaaattttcatctacaatctaatctaaacaggccctaatatCAAAATCTATTTAGTTTGACTTTTCATGATTACAGTACACACTTATTATTCTGGGACACTCGTGTCAGAACAGATTCCGTCGAGTTACTATGCACAGACACGCGTATGGTGCATGCACGACAAAGCTGTGTCCAACCATGTATTAGGCCGGCGCCGCATGCCACTATCTCTATCAATTCGGAAACGTGAATCTAGAGCAAATTCATTCGTTCATACGGTGGTCCTTGGACACGTTTGTTTTCAGCCGTCCACGTACGTTTGAAACGCATTGAAAAGGCAGCCGAGAATCGACATGTTTTTGTCAAGAAAATCTCTCCAATCTCAATCGGCTACTAGAAAAAAAAGGTGTGCACAGGTCTCGCAGGAACAGACATCACTAGTGCCTTCTGAAAATGACAATACTGAGATGGACGCTCAGACCGTCATCAGAcgactgaggccttgttcattttgtaaaaaattttagcttcgggtactgtagcactttcgtttgtttgtggcaaatgttatccaatcatagactaactaagagtcaaaagattcttctcgcgatttacagataaactgtgtaattagtttttatttttatctatatttaatgtttcatgtgttgtaagattcgatggagaatcttgaaaatttttggtagtttttgggaactaaacaaggcctggctaCTACAAGAGGAGACCAGTCGTTTGAAACGGCTTAAATTTTAGAAGCTCTTACAAATTGtaagaacttttttttttttgaaaagttaCCTTTTTGAATGAAGAAGTAAAAGCCGTCAAGTCACTCTTTAGCggaacaatgtttttctcttataatattTCAGTATCAACATAAGCCAAATTGGCGTTAGATTAGACGTGACAATATTTCAATATCAGCATATGAATGTTAGCATGGAATATATACTCTGATGGAGTATATTAATTCACCTCtgaaacttaggccttgtttagttcctcaaaatttttgcaaaatttttcagattcctcgtcacatcgaatctttagacgtatgcatgaagtattaaatatagatgaaaataaaaactaattatacagtttggtcgaaattgacgagacgaatcttttgagcctagttagtctatgattggacaatatttgtcacatacaaacgaaagagatactgtagcaattttggaaaaaatttaggaagtaaacaaggccttaagttgCACGCAGGATTAGGGCCTCCCGGTGGTGTGTCCACAGATGTTAGGCTCTCCAGCAGGCTGCAAACATGCATGAATGGAGAAGAGAATACTACTGATAGTACAGTGCAGGCTTCGATGTATGTCAGCAAATAGAAATGGGCAGTGTTCAGAATTGAGCCGGATCAGCAGAAGCACTGCAAAATGTGCATACAGTAAATCCATGCATCACTGAATTGGAAAGCCAGAGATTGTTGAACAGAGCAGGCATCAAATAGTGATGGAATGGAAGGATGCATTAACTGAAGCTCTGATCAAAGCTACATCCTTGTGTCAATCCACTAATCCTCGTCTAAATATATAATTCAGCTGGCATCATGGTATCACAGATACAACGGCCGTATATACAATCGGCATCCAGTACTTGAAACTAGCTACTCTCTACCTAGTTATACTTGCATGATCACCACTGTTTCTGTATCCTTGCTGATCGTCGCCTTGTTTTCCTGGAATTCAAGAGTCCAGAACAGGGATGGCTGACTGAATCTGATGATACAGGCGCACTAGCTAGGCGCCGGGCGCCGGAGATGCACCTGCTTGCTCGACTCTGCTCATGCTCACAGCCTGGCCGGGGCAGCCGGGAAGGTCAGGTGCGGCGGTGCCTGCGCGGACAGGGTCACAGCCTCACAGGGACAGAGGTGGTGCATGCTCTGGTCTGCTCGAGTGCTCGACACAGCATGGCATGGCGTCGCCGGCGGCAGCTTATTAGTTACTAAAACTACGCCGACCACGTCCGGCGCAGCAGGGACGGCCGCCGCGCCGACACCGAGCCGGCGGCGGCGAACATCTCGTCGAGGGCGATGACGAGCGCCATGGCGAGCGGCGCGCCGATGCGTGGCCCGGCCACGAGGCGGAACACGTCGTCCCCGACGCGCTCCTTCCGGCGCACCTCGGCCACGGCGTCCCCGCGCGCGTCCCGCACCGCGCACGCCCGCGCGCCGTACGAGCCCTCCACCACGTACGCCTCGCCGCCGGACGCCTGCAGCGGCGTCACGTACGCCAGCGGCGCCTTGCCGTTGAAGGCGCCGAGGAGGGCGGGGCGGGCGCGGCGCACGGACAGGAAAGGCTTGGGCTTGGGCTTGTGCTCGGCCCGGCATCCCGCCGCGGCGTCGCCGTCGAAGATGAGCCAGTGGTCCGGCGCCAGGCCCAGGCTCGTGAGCCTGCTGCGGCGGCGCACGGTGAGCAGCGGCGTGCCGGACACGTCCATGAGCACCACATCGGTGGTGCGCCaaggccgccgccgcagcccgcGGCGGGCGGAGTCGTAGCAGTCGACGCGGAAGGCGAGGGCGCCCGACGCGTCGAAGACGGTGAAGCCggagcagctgaggagcagcgaCTTGCGCCACACCGTCAGCACCGCCGGCCGCTCCTGGTCGTCCTGGTGGTGGTGCTCGGCCCCGCGGCTGCTGGTagtggtcgcggcggcggcgggctccGGCACGATGGCGTTGGGGCGCGCCCTCGCCATTGTGTTGCTACTGCTGCTCTGTTCTATTTGTTTGTTCTCGCTGTTCGTTGTCCCTGGAGTTTGGGGAGGAAGATGGAGCAGATCAGGTCGAGCATGGAAGGGTTGGattggattggaggagagggggAGGGATTTGTAGACAGTGGTGGTGGATAGGGCTTGGCCAAATGGACGAATGGCCGGCCATGGGGAGTTGGAGGGGAAGGCGAAGACGATCGAGAGAGACGGCGACAAAGGCGGGTGGTGAGTGACTGACCCGCGTAGTCATGCATGCTGCAGTAATTACCACAGCTTGTGAGCCTGACCGTGACAAAGGAGGAGGGAGGGAGATTTTTCTTTTAGGCCTGGTTCAGTTTgtgaaattttttagatttcgtttcgtttatttgtggtaaatattgtccaatcataaactaactaaggtcaaaagatttgtctcgcaatttacaggcaaactgtgtaattagtttttgttttcgtctatatttagtgcttcatgcatgtgccgcaagattggatgtgacgggaaatctaaaaattttgggaactaaacaaggcagagGATGCCATTTTTTTGATAGAAAGTACCTGCAGATGAATCACGCttgatatttttttttactttgaaACGGCAAAGGATGTCAATTTTTTAATAGATCTTTGAGATACAATATTACTCTCTatgtataggatttagaagttgGACAGTGACACGGTCTCCGAAGCACAACTCTGAtctcttattttttttataaaagtattttttaagataaatctattcatataatttttatatttgcaaactcaacaatttaaaagttattgataatTTATGTTTTTAATGTTTGACTTAAATCTTGTTCAAAataacttctaaattctatacAGAGGAAGTACGTAGTGATAGTACAGAATGAAACTTAGATTCCGACGAAATAAATTTCCTAAGCATATATACTATGTCTATCAACCTAGCTGCCCCcacatttttttgaaaaaacatctaatatatatatatatatatatatatatatatatatatatatatatatatatatatatatatatatatatatataatatcctTTAATAATATGTACATGTataatatattattatatataattgCTAGTCTGCTTAGCCCATACAACAGCCTCAACACTCTACATTCACAACTATTTTATCATCGTTTAGTAATCTAATTATGTTAAGTCCATATTGATAAACTATATTATTTGTGTCCGTATCCTATGATTAAAATCCTAAATCCACCACTGATATTTAAGGGAATAAATTATCTATATAGATGGCAACCAATACAACGACAACAAGAAGACCAAAAAATTCTAAATGGATGACAGtgagaaaagtctagaatttttttttgacgaAACTAAAGTCTAGAATTTTTCATGGTAATGGAAAAGTTATTACAGGTTTGAGTGGGATTCTCTCTAGTTTGAGAGATGGACTATCCACTTACAGTTCTCACCCAGTCACTGTGTTAAAGTCTGATCTAGAAATTGTCAGTGTGAGGTCAACAAAGGGCATCGCACGCGTCCTGCTTGGCTGCTTCTACAGTCCCATGTAAAGCCTTTTGCTACCGTCACGCTTCAAAATGTTCAAGGTGCCACGCAGCCAACTCCTTTTTGTTTGCCGCCATACATTCCCCTGTTGCTTTTAATTCGGTCAAGAAAACAAATGGATGGATGATGGCTGCTTTCAGCTTTCTCTCGGGATCTCTGCTGACGCGTGTATGGAGCCATGGAATTGCCGGAACGCACTTGGATTCATTCTCTGACTGATGAGTGTAGCTAGCCGCCGTCCGTTCTTCTTTTCCAATGCTCACCATCATATGAGCTAGCTTAGCTACTGTTGGAGTTCCGTTCAAATCCACTCTACCTTTTATTTGTCTTGTTTTTTTCTCATTGCTACCTGTTGATCAACAAACAACCATGCATGGGGAAAGGCCTATCTGGATATATCTGCTGcactattatatatatatagtctatcaaaacaaaaaaaaatgtcatCATCCATTCATGTTTGAACCGTTTCCACTTTCCACTCCATTATTGGCCCGTAGTCCGTACAattgttgttttttttaatagggtcttgtttagattcaaaatttttttgaatttagatattgtaacactttcatgacaattattatccaaccatagactaagtaggtctaaaagattcgtctcgtaaattatatagaattagttattttttatctacatttaatgctccatgtatgtgccataagttcgatgtgacggagaattttgaaaagtttttggattttgggtgtaactaaacaaagcctaggtgtcctggccttgtttagtcgttccaaaaaatttgcaaaatgggtattatagcatttttgtttgtatttgacaaatattgtccaatcatggactaattaggctaaaaaatttgtctcataaatcacaggcaaactgtgcaataattattatttttatttatatttaatgttccatagattcgatgtgacgtgaaatctgaaatttttacaaatttttttgggaactaaacaagaccctagttTATGTTTGGTTTGCTGCTAAAAGGTACGGTGTATTGTGGGGGTGTGCTATATGCATCTCAAGTGAGAGTGTGAGACCCCGAGTTGACTGGATGTCCTCATTTGTATGTATTTATTATTATTCTTAGACTTAACAGCAGACAAGCCTTAGTATTTGATAATGTTCATGTGTCACAATTTGGGGATTTGTATGCTTATGGTTTCACATTTTTGAATCATTTGTATGTATTTATTATTCTTAATTAGACTTAACGGCCTAGTAGGACttaagcatctccaacaactccttaaaATTCACTTGGTatatcttgagttatagcaacTTGGTATTTTGTTTGGCAAGGAGAAAAAAGATGTGTCTCCAACAAATTGGTATTTTCACTTGTTAATCTAGGCCCACCTTTCTCCTCCAAACCGGCCGGTACTGGTCCTTGACTCACGTAAAATTGGCTGCGCGGCGTCCGATATCACGTGCgtttggccgccgccgccggtcgaGCGCGACGCTAGGCATCACCTACGTCGGCAAGGCACTCTGGCCTCCTCATCGATCGACGTCGTTGAGAACGGAAGCTTCACGGACGAATTGTGTGTGGACGTGCATGGCCAGGTGCAGCGTCAGGTTTCTTCCGAAAATTGTTGTCGGTCTGTCCCATCTCAGTCTGGCACCGAAGATTGCCGGCCACTGAACGCATGACAGCAGCAGCGACGACGGGAAGATCGATCCATCGGGCTGGGCGGGAAGAGTTTGGCGCGCTTGGAACTTCACTCGCGTGCGTGCGGACTCGGTGTTTAGCAAGTTGGGAAATATACCAAGTGAAtttaaggagttgttggagagatgtttttgtGTTTTCTGTCAAAATAATAAGAATACCAAGTGGATTTgaggagttgttggagatgctcctcTCATTGATAAGCGATATACCCATCGATGGTATGAATACATGCGTGTGTACTATATGattcataaatgtgaaaccataAGCATACAAATCCCCAAATTGTGACACATGAACATTATAAAAATACTAAGGCTTGTCTCATTAGGCACATTATCAAATGTTTGTGCTTTCAAATTTGCGAGTTCTCATGATGATGGCGCTCGATCCTGGCGGATATCATCTAACAACGGAAGACATGGGCATGCATAGATCAGTGTACGAATTGCACGTAACAAAGAGAAAGGATGTTGTACACTTCCTCTATCATGCTCTGGTCATTGCTTGTGTTTTTTATGCATGTTCCATGATTAACTGGTGGGCCCCTCAGAATTCTAGCTACTTCTCTGGATATGGATTATGTTCATGTCGATCTTATCCAGCACTAGAAATATTTGAGCAATAAGGATGCA is a window from the Sorghum bicolor cultivar BTx623 chromosome 5, Sorghum_bicolor_NCBIv3, whole genome shotgun sequence genome containing:
- the LOC8083020 gene encoding uncharacterized protein LOC8083020 → MATVTQGVLLRLLHAMHTEERVAGEHRSPVLQVTAVVPALTASTSDSPLLAAPPSNGVLLNLSDGLHCTYVQVPPADADALLAAARPQLVGHLVHLDRLRFARPVPRAVGLRTVPSSRPLPCVGKPEPLVARPAPCARGYVVQPAASPADAAPPLMPSSSNCSSSASFTPDANDTAAVKRTVLGPKNAVADPAPQHPVKRRFSSPAPPSSKQRDPSPAAKHSAASRASSPSVGKSASRASSPAVRGTPRATSPAPSKCVVPSLVAAREENRRVVREPAIIVPSRYRQPSPAGGRRGAASPAVGCGRRASLSPSSRRLSGEGTGKKKVGVLVAGISKMTDLGSGSAAKPGRKSWDDPTVSLGTAGAGSVMKSKAKVDKDSILRTQEAMSRRLSDATMEHSSNDDSSVDERPKHRKKIESTLVKAKTTAPKIILHDPKWTDGSIQLDALPDKLSKIGKEAFERRDLAATAAASALQEALVSESVIRNISKFSEICASSKVSNPFPTVDLFLVVYEDTLKWKTIAESVVTNGAEEESFEKSTKHWVGAALATDLEVLKLLNGATGSFSRTGSTNKPNASSVEPPRTSLSKKPTHGVSAKVQSKVSPSSPLRCTWSNTESMSETAELAKVLWREMHTWFLTFVDEALDVGFHLFEDQNVASKGKHSSHITMVLSQFKKISDWLDQVGKIAEEERTKEKIECLKRKIYGFVISHMGSAFESSVSVSSRS
- the LOC8083021 gene encoding protein LURP-one-related 8, with the protein product MARARPNAIVPEPAAAATTTSSRGAEHHHQDDQERPAVLTVWRKSLLLSCSGFTVFDASGALAFRVDCYDSARRGLRRRPWRTTDVVLMDVSGTPLLTVRRRSRLTSLGLAPDHWLIFDGDAAAGCRAEHKPKPKPFLSVRRARPALLGAFNGKAPLAYVTPLQASGGEAYVVEGSYGARACAVRDARGDAVAEVRRKERVGDDVFRLVAGPRIGAPLAMALVIALDEMFAAAGSVSARRPSLLRRTWSA